Proteins from a genomic interval of Triplophysa dalaica isolate WHDGS20190420 chromosome 21, ASM1584641v1, whole genome shotgun sequence:
- the LOC130410588 gene encoding band 4.1-like protein 1 isoform X1 — protein sequence MRTETGPEAGATVNMQQSASDGKMAKQENKAHDDHKDTEDTSERTTPGKSPRSPQKGSKRSKTFPFKVTLMDSSDYEDSIEKLCKGQHLLDVMCEHLNLLEKDYFGLTFSDSDSQKNWLDPSKEIKKQMRTCPWHFTFAVKFYPPDPSQLMEDITRYYLCLQLRNDILSGRLPCSFVTHALLGSYTVQAELGDYDQEDHGSDYISDLHFAPNQTRELEERVMELHRTYRGMTPAEAEMNFLENAKKLSMYGVDLHHAKDSEGIDIMLGVCANGLLIYRDRLRINRFAWPKILKISYKRSNFYIKIRPGEYEQFESTIGFKLPNHRAAKRLWKVCIEHHTFFRLVSPEPPPKGFMVMGSKFRYSGRTQAQTRQASALIDRPAPQVERSTSKRYLLSRSLDGEFSRPVSTLGEIHDVLSQKSESEQPQFLSADEAEHDLSLDQDQDQDQDLDQSKSEDMTPTRKKDIKEDGSLALDKEEELTPLHKQEFLDKSDDVLLKHQASINELKRALREPSSKLVNREKRLSATSPGETPEKKAAEAVVAGGREPVNSLTVEGFIQKSVVTSPEGSEEWVLIEKRDAYQTDFDIEEKELNKASTSPPQLVVDLLPRKKKEKQREITKMKHIELMGEDGEETQLQMETFTSTKVTQKEKPTESNGKGEYDMFSSTIEVKSDLYTVDKSDKMPCSPDESSSETMKTLNPDATSESAPRKVRREKRPESLNLGMSRDFVYETEAKSSNITEDSVESDEDNNTESIEETAVCHPTTDAWSPSMMKKLNQPSDARSPLEEKQREFDKVMEKDLHIPNQGVTRSDEAEGQEKPSTEIKIMNTEDKQENQDSVDDPGRDEPEKVKTDIRFEVTKVIMIDNNGNKEEPEIVDEQRMEEFDLERKISNIQLDKTEMFQTAKESSKTNLRVTGHSRTDITRIVPLKPDRAKSQGYKDDIDIEQDSELMKRSFKRYSMNESFERQFDPSKFECRDSNASSSNASFTTSPVEAKMSPKESSLAMTDHYILGSSEQKTSHVGGSPHEGRVVHGDLLQPDEGLSDVQTHLPRTPVHQKNAPPTPPIKTKKARESVLILRNSRNFSTDPTMEDKKSLPESLSSASYEDPRDYDKQRPPSVLEDDSNREPAWLKDTHLAIERKCSSMTVSSTSSLEAEVDFTVVMDLHSGVEEFTRGMAELGEKDQWVEMGGEGFEDIPKSLSTRRMNLRDVSPGRERFLEGRAHQDLEPPPVAKKDASAVSTAQMLRKGEIKGTADSNDSEVEHSSDHPSEENKTVVNCKPTKVSSNDVTQPQKVETKKEEIGVKELKELKENGSPVRTNSLGREFVASPLTITTENVTSATTTQVTKTVKGGYAETRIEKRIIITGDDDVDQHQALAMAIQEAKQQHPDMLVTKAVVVRETDSTFEEKQRRSES from the exons AACTGGCTGGACCCATCCAAGGAAATCAAGAAacagatgagaa CTTGTCCTTGGCATTTTACCTTTGCTGTCAAGTTCTATCCGCCGGACCCCTCTCAGCTCATGGAAGACATTACCAG GTACTATCTGTGTCTGCAGCTGCGCAACGACATTCTCTCCGGCCGCTTGCCCTGTTCTTTCGTCACACATGCTTTGCTGGGATCCTACACCGTCCAGGCGGAGCTGGGAGATTACGATCAGGAAGACCATGGCTCAGACTACATCAGTGATTTACATTTCGCTCCAAATCAAACCCGTGAGCTGGAGGAGAGGGTGATGGAGCTACACAGAACTTACAG GGGAATGACGCCGGCAGAGGCAGAAATGAACTTTCTGGAGAATGCAAAGAAACTCTCCATGTATGGGGTTGACCTGCATCATGCTAAG GATTCCGAAGGGATTGATATCATGCTGGGAGTGTGCGCCAACGGTCTATTGATTTACCGTGACAGGCTGAGGATCAACCGCTTTGCCTGGCCGAAGATCCTCAAGATCTCCTACAAAAGGAGCAATTTCTACATCAAGATCCGCCCTGGAGAG TATGAGCAGTTCGAGAGCACCATAGGCTTCAAGCTTCCCAACCACAGAGCTGCCAAGAGACTATGGAAGGTCTGCATCGAACACCACACCTTTTTCAG GCTAGTATCTCCAGAGCCGCCACCAAAGGGATTCATGGTGATGGGTTCAAAGTTCAGGTACAGTGGGAGGACTCAGGCCCAGACACGGCAGGCTAGTGCTCTGATCGACCGACCCGCTCCACAAGTTGAACGTTCCACTAGCAAGAGATATCTTCTCTCTCGCAGTCTAGATGGAG AGTTTTCCAGACCGGTGTCCACATTGGGTGAGATCCATGATGTTCTGTCCCAGAAGAGTGAGAGCGAGCAGCCACAGTTTCTGTCTGCAGATGAAGCTGAACATGATCTCAGTCTGGACCAAGACCAGGACCAAGACCAAGATCTTGACCAGAGCAAGAGTGAGGACATGACCCCTACCAGGAAAAAAGACATTAAG GAGGATGGAAGTCTGGCTCTTGATAAAGAGGAG GAGTTAACCCCTCTACACAAGCAGGAG TTTCTAGACAAGTCAGATGATGTTCTCCTGAAGCACCAGGCCAGCATCAATGAGCTGAAGAGAGCCCTGAGGGAGCCCAGCAGTAAGCTGGTGAACCGAGAAAAGCGCCTGTCAGCGACGTCCCCCGGTGAAACTCCAGAGAAGAAGGCAGCA GAGGCTGTTGTTGCAGGCGGAAGAGAACCTGTCAACAGCCTCACTGTGGAGGGCTTCATACAGAAGAGTGTAGTGACTTCACCTGAG GGCTCTGAGGAATGGGTGTTGATCGAAAAACGAGACGCGTATCAAACGGACTTTGACATAGAGGAGAAAGAATTGAACAAAGCTAGCACGTCTCCCCCACAACTAGTCGTTGATCTGCTTCCaagaaaaaagaaggaaaaacaaCGCGAAATTACCAAGATGAAACACATTGAGCTAATGGGAGAGGATGGTGAAGAAACTCAATTGCAAATGGAGACTTTTACATCCACAAAAGTAACACAGAAGGAAAAGCCAACAGAATCAAATGGAAAGGGGGAATATGATATGTTTTCCTCCACAATCGAAGTGAAATCAGATTTATATACGGTCGATAAATCAGACAAAATGCCATGTTCACCTGATGAATCAAGTTCTGAGACTATGAAGACCTTAAATCCAGATGCTACAAGTGAAAGTGCTCCACGTAAAGTCAGAAGAGAGAAAAGACCTGAAAGCTTAAACCTGGGTATGTCTAGGGACTTTGTGTATGAAACAGAAGCCAAAAGTTCAAACATCACAGAAGACAGTGTGGAGTCGGATGAGGACAATAATACTGAATCTATTGAAGAGACTGCTGTTTGTCATCCAACAACAGACGCATGGTCACCATCCATGATGAAAAAGCTAAATCAGCCTTCAGATGCCAGGTCACCTCTCGAAGAGAAGCAAAGGGAGTTTGATAAAGTCATGGAAAAAGACTTGCACATTCCCAATCAAGGAGTGACGAGATCTGATGAAGCAGAAGGTCAAGAGAAGCCATCCACCGAAATAAAGATCATGAACACTGAAGACAAACAAGAAAACCAAGATTCGGTCGACGATCCTGGTAGAGATGAGCCAGAAAAAGTCAAGACTGATATCAGATTTGAGGTTACGAAAGTCATCATGATTGACAACAACGGGAACAAAGAGGAGCCAGAGATTGTAGACGAGCAAAGAATGGAAGAGTTCGATCTTGAGAGGAAGATAAGCAATATTCAACTAGATAAAACTGAGATGTTTCAAACAGCCAAGGAATCGAGTAAGACCAACCTGAGAGTAACAGGACACTCAAGAACTGATATAACAAGAATCGTTCCATTGAAACCTGATAGAGCGAAGAGCCAGGGTTACAAAGATGACATAGATATAGAGCAAGACTCAGAACTGATGAAAAGAAGCTTCAAAAGATACAGCATGAATGAATCTTTCGAAAGACAGTTTGATCCCAGCAAGTTTGAGTGCAGGGATTCCAATGCAAGCTCTTCCAACGCAAGTTTCACCACGAGTCCTGTGGAAGCTAAAATGAGTCCGAAGGAATCATCGTTGGCCATGACAGATCACTATATTTTAGGAAGCTCAGAGCAAAAAACAAGCCATGTTGGCGGTTCACCACACGAAGGCCGAGTGGTCCATGGAGATCTTCTGCAGCCCGATGAAGGACTTTCTGATGTCCAAACTCATCTCCCCAGGACACCAGTCCACCAAAAAAATGCCCCTCCGACTCCTccaattaaaacaaagaaagccAGAGAATCTGTTCTTATTCTGCGCAATAGTCGCAACTTCAGCACAGACCCAACTATGGAAGACAAGAAGAGCCTTCCG GAGTCTCTGTCCTCTGCTTCTTATGAAGACCCACGGGATTATGATAAG CAGCGACCGCCCTCCGTCCTGGAGGACGACAGTAATCGCGAGCCGGCGTGGCTGAAGGACACCCACCTGGCCATCGAGAGAAAATGTTCAAGCATGACAGTCAGTTCCACCTCAAGCCTGGAAGCTGAGGTGGACTTCACTGTAGTCATGGACTTACACAGCGGAGTGGAGGAGTTCACAAGAGGCATGGCTGAGCTGGGCGAGAAGGACCAGTGGGTGGAGATGGGCGGGGAAGGGTTTGAGGACATACCCAAGTCTCTCTCCACCCGCCGCATGAATTTGCGAGATGTGTCGCCCGGAAGGGAGCGTTTTCTTGAAGGTCGCGCTCATCAAGATCTAGAGCCT CCCCCTGTTGCCAAGAAAGACGCCAGTGCTGTGAGCACTGCTCAGATGTTGAGAAAAGGAgaaattaaagggacagcagATTCCAATGACTCTGAGGTTGAACACAGCTCTGATCAT cCTTCAGAGGAAAATAAGACTGTTGTCAATTGCAAGCCAACCAAAGTCTCCAGTAATGACGTCACACAACCACAGAAGGTGGAGACG AAAAAGGAAGAGATCGGAGTTAAAGAGCTGAAAGAACTGAAAGAGAACGGTTCCCCT GTGAGGACAAACAGTCTTGGAAGAGAATTTGTGGCGTCTCCTCTCACCATAACCACAGAAAATGTTACATCAGCCACCACTACTCAAGTGACCAAG ACGGTGAAGGGAGGGTATGCAGAGACCAGGATTGAGAAAAGAATAATCATAACAGGCGATGACGATGTTGACCAACATCAG GCTCTTGCCATGGCAATACAGGAAGCCAAACAACAGCATCCTGACATGCTGGTGACTAAAGCAGTGGTGGTCAGGGAAACAGACTCGACATTTGAAGAGAAACAGCGGCGATCCGAG TCTTGA
- the LOC130410588 gene encoding band 4.1-like protein 1 isoform X4 yields MRTETGPEAGATVNMQQSASDGKMAKQENKAHDDHKDTEDTSERTTPGKSPRSPQKGSKRSKTFPFKVTLMDSSDYEDSIEKLCKGQHLLDVMCEHLNLLEKDYFGLTFSDSDSQKNWLDPSKEIKKQMRTCPWHFTFAVKFYPPDPSQLMEDITRYYLCLQLRNDILSGRLPCSFVTHALLGSYTVQAELGDYDQEDHGSDYISDLHFAPNQTRELEERVMELHRTYRGMTPAEAEMNFLENAKKLSMYGVDLHHAKDSEGIDIMLGVCANGLLIYRDRLRINRFAWPKILKISYKRSNFYIKIRPGEYEQFESTIGFKLPNHRAAKRLWKVCIEHHTFFRLVSPEPPPKGFMVMGSKFRYSGRTQAQTRQASALIDRPAPQVERSTSKRYLLSRSLDGEFSRPVSTLGEIHDVLSQKSESEQPQFLSADEAEHDLSLDQDQDQDQDLDQSKSEDMTPTRKKDIKEDGSLALDKEEELTPLHKQEFLDKSDDVLLKHQASINELKRALREPSSKLVNREKRLSATSPGETPEKKAAEAVVAGGREPVNSLTVEGFIQKSVVTSPEGSEEWVLIEKRDAYQTDFDIEEKELNKASTSPPQLVVDLLPRKKKEKQREITKMKHIELMGEDGEETQLQMETFTSTKVTQKEKPTESNGKGEYDMFSSTIEVKSDLYTVDKSDKMPCSPDESSSETMKTLNPDATSESAPRKVRREKRPESLNLGMSRDFVYETEAKSSNITEDSVESDEDNNTESIEETAVCHPTTDAWSPSMMKKLNQPSDARSPLEEKQREFDKVMEKDLHIPNQGVTRSDEAEGQEKPSTEIKIMNTEDKQENQDSVDDPGRDEPEKVKTDIRFEVTKVIMIDNNGNKEEPEIVDEQRMEEFDLERKISNIQLDKTEMFQTAKESSKTNLRVTGHSRTDITRIVPLKPDRAKSQGYKDDIDIEQDSELMKRSFKRYSMNESFERQFDPSKFECRDSNASSSNASFTTSPVEAKMSPKESSLAMTDHYILGSSEQKTSHVGGSPHEGRVVHGDLLQPDEGLSDVQTHLPRTPVHQKNAPPTPPIKTKKARESVLILRNSRNFSTDPTMEDKKSLPESLSSASYEDPRDYDKPPVAKKDASAVSTAQMLRKGEIKGTADSNDSEVEHSSDHPSEENKTVVNCKPTKVSSNDVTQPQKVETKKEEIGVKELKELKENGSPVRTNSLGREFVASPLTITTENVTSATTTQVTKTVKGGYAETRIEKRIIITGDDDVDQHQALAMAIQEAKQQHPDMLVTKAVVVRETDSTFEEKQRRSES; encoded by the exons AACTGGCTGGACCCATCCAAGGAAATCAAGAAacagatgagaa CTTGTCCTTGGCATTTTACCTTTGCTGTCAAGTTCTATCCGCCGGACCCCTCTCAGCTCATGGAAGACATTACCAG GTACTATCTGTGTCTGCAGCTGCGCAACGACATTCTCTCCGGCCGCTTGCCCTGTTCTTTCGTCACACATGCTTTGCTGGGATCCTACACCGTCCAGGCGGAGCTGGGAGATTACGATCAGGAAGACCATGGCTCAGACTACATCAGTGATTTACATTTCGCTCCAAATCAAACCCGTGAGCTGGAGGAGAGGGTGATGGAGCTACACAGAACTTACAG GGGAATGACGCCGGCAGAGGCAGAAATGAACTTTCTGGAGAATGCAAAGAAACTCTCCATGTATGGGGTTGACCTGCATCATGCTAAG GATTCCGAAGGGATTGATATCATGCTGGGAGTGTGCGCCAACGGTCTATTGATTTACCGTGACAGGCTGAGGATCAACCGCTTTGCCTGGCCGAAGATCCTCAAGATCTCCTACAAAAGGAGCAATTTCTACATCAAGATCCGCCCTGGAGAG TATGAGCAGTTCGAGAGCACCATAGGCTTCAAGCTTCCCAACCACAGAGCTGCCAAGAGACTATGGAAGGTCTGCATCGAACACCACACCTTTTTCAG GCTAGTATCTCCAGAGCCGCCACCAAAGGGATTCATGGTGATGGGTTCAAAGTTCAGGTACAGTGGGAGGACTCAGGCCCAGACACGGCAGGCTAGTGCTCTGATCGACCGACCCGCTCCACAAGTTGAACGTTCCACTAGCAAGAGATATCTTCTCTCTCGCAGTCTAGATGGAG AGTTTTCCAGACCGGTGTCCACATTGGGTGAGATCCATGATGTTCTGTCCCAGAAGAGTGAGAGCGAGCAGCCACAGTTTCTGTCTGCAGATGAAGCTGAACATGATCTCAGTCTGGACCAAGACCAGGACCAAGACCAAGATCTTGACCAGAGCAAGAGTGAGGACATGACCCCTACCAGGAAAAAAGACATTAAG GAGGATGGAAGTCTGGCTCTTGATAAAGAGGAG GAGTTAACCCCTCTACACAAGCAGGAG TTTCTAGACAAGTCAGATGATGTTCTCCTGAAGCACCAGGCCAGCATCAATGAGCTGAAGAGAGCCCTGAGGGAGCCCAGCAGTAAGCTGGTGAACCGAGAAAAGCGCCTGTCAGCGACGTCCCCCGGTGAAACTCCAGAGAAGAAGGCAGCA GAGGCTGTTGTTGCAGGCGGAAGAGAACCTGTCAACAGCCTCACTGTGGAGGGCTTCATACAGAAGAGTGTAGTGACTTCACCTGAG GGCTCTGAGGAATGGGTGTTGATCGAAAAACGAGACGCGTATCAAACGGACTTTGACATAGAGGAGAAAGAATTGAACAAAGCTAGCACGTCTCCCCCACAACTAGTCGTTGATCTGCTTCCaagaaaaaagaaggaaaaacaaCGCGAAATTACCAAGATGAAACACATTGAGCTAATGGGAGAGGATGGTGAAGAAACTCAATTGCAAATGGAGACTTTTACATCCACAAAAGTAACACAGAAGGAAAAGCCAACAGAATCAAATGGAAAGGGGGAATATGATATGTTTTCCTCCACAATCGAAGTGAAATCAGATTTATATACGGTCGATAAATCAGACAAAATGCCATGTTCACCTGATGAATCAAGTTCTGAGACTATGAAGACCTTAAATCCAGATGCTACAAGTGAAAGTGCTCCACGTAAAGTCAGAAGAGAGAAAAGACCTGAAAGCTTAAACCTGGGTATGTCTAGGGACTTTGTGTATGAAACAGAAGCCAAAAGTTCAAACATCACAGAAGACAGTGTGGAGTCGGATGAGGACAATAATACTGAATCTATTGAAGAGACTGCTGTTTGTCATCCAACAACAGACGCATGGTCACCATCCATGATGAAAAAGCTAAATCAGCCTTCAGATGCCAGGTCACCTCTCGAAGAGAAGCAAAGGGAGTTTGATAAAGTCATGGAAAAAGACTTGCACATTCCCAATCAAGGAGTGACGAGATCTGATGAAGCAGAAGGTCAAGAGAAGCCATCCACCGAAATAAAGATCATGAACACTGAAGACAAACAAGAAAACCAAGATTCGGTCGACGATCCTGGTAGAGATGAGCCAGAAAAAGTCAAGACTGATATCAGATTTGAGGTTACGAAAGTCATCATGATTGACAACAACGGGAACAAAGAGGAGCCAGAGATTGTAGACGAGCAAAGAATGGAAGAGTTCGATCTTGAGAGGAAGATAAGCAATATTCAACTAGATAAAACTGAGATGTTTCAAACAGCCAAGGAATCGAGTAAGACCAACCTGAGAGTAACAGGACACTCAAGAACTGATATAACAAGAATCGTTCCATTGAAACCTGATAGAGCGAAGAGCCAGGGTTACAAAGATGACATAGATATAGAGCAAGACTCAGAACTGATGAAAAGAAGCTTCAAAAGATACAGCATGAATGAATCTTTCGAAAGACAGTTTGATCCCAGCAAGTTTGAGTGCAGGGATTCCAATGCAAGCTCTTCCAACGCAAGTTTCACCACGAGTCCTGTGGAAGCTAAAATGAGTCCGAAGGAATCATCGTTGGCCATGACAGATCACTATATTTTAGGAAGCTCAGAGCAAAAAACAAGCCATGTTGGCGGTTCACCACACGAAGGCCGAGTGGTCCATGGAGATCTTCTGCAGCCCGATGAAGGACTTTCTGATGTCCAAACTCATCTCCCCAGGACACCAGTCCACCAAAAAAATGCCCCTCCGACTCCTccaattaaaacaaagaaagccAGAGAATCTGTTCTTATTCTGCGCAATAGTCGCAACTTCAGCACAGACCCAACTATGGAAGACAAGAAGAGCCTTCCG GAGTCTCTGTCCTCTGCTTCTTATGAAGACCCACGGGATTATGATAAG CCCCCTGTTGCCAAGAAAGACGCCAGTGCTGTGAGCACTGCTCAGATGTTGAGAAAAGGAgaaattaaagggacagcagATTCCAATGACTCTGAGGTTGAACACAGCTCTGATCAT cCTTCAGAGGAAAATAAGACTGTTGTCAATTGCAAGCCAACCAAAGTCTCCAGTAATGACGTCACACAACCACAGAAGGTGGAGACG AAAAAGGAAGAGATCGGAGTTAAAGAGCTGAAAGAACTGAAAGAGAACGGTTCCCCT GTGAGGACAAACAGTCTTGGAAGAGAATTTGTGGCGTCTCCTCTCACCATAACCACAGAAAATGTTACATCAGCCACCACTACTCAAGTGACCAAG ACGGTGAAGGGAGGGTATGCAGAGACCAGGATTGAGAAAAGAATAATCATAACAGGCGATGACGATGTTGACCAACATCAG GCTCTTGCCATGGCAATACAGGAAGCCAAACAACAGCATCCTGACATGCTGGTGACTAAAGCAGTGGTGGTCAGGGAAACAGACTCGACATTTGAAGAGAAACAGCGGCGATCCGAG TCTTGA